From the genome of Leptodactylus fuscus isolate aLepFus1 chromosome 1, aLepFus1.hap2, whole genome shotgun sequence, one region includes:
- the LOC142190377 gene encoding uncharacterized protein LOC142190377, translating into MQSESSTRDLELRNAPTGEKRCLCLECGKCFTQKSDLARHQRIHTGAKPFSCSECGKCFTQKPSLVAHQRIHTGEKPYSCSECDKCFTVKSDLVKHQRIHTGEKPFACSECGKCYSAKSALIEHQRSHTGVKLFSCPECGKYFSQHSTLVRHLRIHTGEKPYSCPECGKSYRAKSTLIEHQRSHTGEMPYSCLECGKCFSRKSNLVEHKKTHAGEKSFSCSQCGKCFIQKSAFARHQSTHTGEKPFSCPECGKCFSRKSNLVEHQKIHAGERPFSCSECGKCFTRKSNLVEHQKTVHVGQKQFSE; encoded by the coding sequence ATGCAAAGTGAAAGCTCAACAAGAGATCTTGAACTCCGTAATGCCCCCACAGGGGAAAAGAGATGTCTATGTTTGGAATGTGGCAAGTGTTTTACCCAAAAATCTGATCTAgctagacatcagagaattcacacaggggcaaaaccattttcatgttcagaatgtgggaaatgttttacccagaaaCCAAGTCTTGttgcacatcagagaattcatacaggagagaagccatattcatgttcagaatgtgacaaaTGTTTTACTGTGAAATCGgaccttgttaaacatcagagaattcacacaggagagaagccctttgcatgttcagaatgtgggaaatgttatagcgCTAAATCTGCTCTCATTGAGCATCAACGAAGTCACACTGGAGTGAAGCTATTCTCCTGTCCAGAATGTGGCAAATATTTTTCTCAGCATTCAACTCTTGTTAGACacctgagaattcacacaggggagaagccatattcatgtccagaatgtgggaaaagttatCGAGCTAAATCAACTCTTATCGAACAtcaaagaagtcacacaggagagatgcCATATTCATGtttggaatgtgggaaatgctttagtcGTAAATCGAATCTTgttgaacataaaaaaactcaTGCAGGAGAGAAGTCATTTTCATGttcacaatgtgggaaatgttttatccagAAATCAGCTTTTGCTAGACATCAGTCgactcacacgggggagaagccattttcatgtccagaatgtggcaaatgtttttctcggaaatcaaatcttgttgaacatcaaaaaattcacgcAGGAGAgaggccattttcatgttcagaatgtgggaaatgttttacgcggaaatcaaatcttgttgagcATCAAAAAACTGTCCACGTAGGCCAAAAGCAATTTTCAGAATAA